A stretch of the Lolium perenne isolate Kyuss_39 chromosome 3, Kyuss_2.0, whole genome shotgun sequence genome encodes the following:
- the LOC127345646 gene encoding putative ubiquitin-like-specific protease 1B, whose protein sequence is MFLLQICLPVNYENIHWYVVNVNPEERLIQVLDSMRKQTKNFKKAHPELQNMLKGMEAHLDVTSRHDCEKSDSWPDYAVNSWPVQVVKNVPQQKDGISCGLYALKNMANWIGHELSQNFTQADIDKFRKELPALIVDSPLNEEPRKQQEK, encoded by the exons ATGTTTTTGCTACAGATTTGTCTACCAGTGAACTATGAGAATATACACTGGTACGTGGTCAATGTGAATCCTGAAGAGAGACTAATACAAGTTTTGGACTCCATGCGTAAACAAACAAAAAACTTCAAAAAAGCCCACCCAGAACTACAAAATATG CTCAAAGGAATGGAAGCACATCTGGACGTAACATCTCGACACGACTGCGAAAAGAGTGATAGCTGGCCTGATTACGCCGTTAATAGTTGGCCAGTTCAAGTTGTCAAGAATGTGCCACAACAAAAAGACGG GATTTCATGTGGACTCTATGCGCTCAAGAACATGGCAAACTGGATAGGACACGAGCTATCACAAAATTTTACACAG GCCGACATTGACAAGTTCAGGAAAGAACTCCCAGCTCTCATAGTAGATTCTCCACTGAATGAAGAACCACGAAAACAACAAGAAAAATGA